The DNA segment GGCGTCGTTGTTCTGCATGTACGAGACGAGGCAGCTGAGGTAGCGGCTGTCCTGGTCGCTCAGGCCGTCGTTGGGCCCGCCCTGCATGCCGACGCCGAACTCGCTGAGGATGAGCGGGCCGGTGTAGGGCTTGCCCTGCTCGAGCACGAAGCCGACGAAGGCGCCGTACTCGGCCTGCACGAGATCGCAGCTCTGGAACGGGTCCGGGAACGTGACGGTGAAGCTGTACGCGTGCATCTCCCATACGTGCTTGCCGGCCCAGCCGGACGTGTCGAGcatgccgacgccgtcgcgcaggTGCGTCAGGTCGGTCGCGCTctgcacgccgccgacgatgacgagcACGTCCGGGTGGGTCGCGTGCACGAGGTCGCCCGCCTGCTGCACGTACTTGTACCagtcggcgcggccgttGAGGCCCTGCAGGAGGAACGCGCGCAGCTCGTTGCGCAGCGACATGGCCACGACGCCCGGGTGGgagctcgccgcccaggaAGCCATGGCCTGCAAGCCCGCGAGCCAGTCGGCCGTGTGGAAGTAGCGGCTGTTGAAAGAGTTATAGCCGAAGGCTGTGTCCCACCAGCCGTTGCCGTCGGTCAGGTTGCAGCACCACGACGCCTTGGACACGTGGTTGTCGAGGATGGTCATGACGCCGCGCGCGAACAGCGCGTCGATGACGGCGCCGAAGACGTCGCGCGTGGTCGTCGTGTTGGTTATCCAGGGGTTGTGGGCCACGATTTGCGTGTAGAGGCCGGCCATATCGCTGGAGGagacgccggcggctgcggcggccgcggcgaaggaggccgagacGGTGAGCGAGGGGTTCAGCGCGTGGTCGATACTGTAGGTCAGACGCACGCAGTTGAAGCCCTGCTTGGCGATCCAGTCGGCGATGTAGTCGACCGACTGGTGCTGCAGCCCCTCGGGGATGTTGGCCTCCATGTGGCCGGCCCAGTTCACGCAGCGGAACTTAACGCGCTGGCTGTTGGCGTCGAGGATCCAGCGGCTGGACGAGTGCAGCGGAAGGGCCACGCCGGCGGCTTGTGcgagcggcgccagcaggccgaggatggcgaACAGGCGGTAGAAGCGGGTCATTGTGGCCAGCGCTTCCTCCGCAaagaagctgctgctggtgttggtggtggtcgtgaGGTAGAGGGATATATATGAGCTCAAGCCCGATTCCCACGTACACAGGAGATGTAGACACTGAGTCTCTGCCCCTGATATATTCTGTACACGAGAGCTTCACCGACCAAGCGAAAGGAGCGTCCAAGCAAGCCCAACCAGCGGAGGATAAAAATAAAGAAGGGCATGAAAGCGCAGGACAGCTTGCCCCCCTTACCGACCGACGGCCGACGAACGTCACATCGTCGCTGGGCCGGAGGTCAGGTGCGGGAGGAGCCGACGACGTGACATATATACCAAGAAAATACCAAGAAATGCAGGACACGGTAGTAGTTGCATTGTGCAGGTGCCAGGAGACGGCTGATCCTCCCGGGTGAGGGGGGTTCGTTCGCGTTGGATAAACTTCAACCGGGGGTTGCAGTGGCGTTTTCCTGTCTTCCAGCCCGGAGCCAAACAGGATTTGCGGCCGCGATGCCGGCCAGGCCACTTAGCTTCCAGGCTTGATTGCCTCGCAAATCAAGCAGACGAACACACTAGCCCCTCGGCTTTGATCCTCTTCCAATGGCTGCGTATTGTCCTGCGCATTTCTCGCCGGGGTCGAGCCCTTGCAGACGGCGCTCGACGTGGTCTAAGTCTAGACCCCTTCTTTCGGCGCTGAGAACAGACGCGGAGCAGCGCAGCTGGAGCATGTGGTTACTTGCGTCCTGTGATTGGAAGCGGCGTGAATTGGGGTTGCCGAAGGGGTTGAGCGAATGGCAGCACGGGTCGGCATTGAAGATGGTCTGGGGAAGAAATCCCGGCCCACTCATGGCGGCTGCCCGATTCGTCTTCAGCCCGAGGGGTGGTGACCATTCAGAACCCGATGCCCGATGCTGGGGACCCTGAGCTGAATGGGAAGGTACGGATTACTATAACAAATGATAACTCAGGTAGGACCCAAGACGGCGGGATCCCGTCGCCTCTCCTTGTGATCAAACTCCTTCCGCGAGCCTGCTCATCAGCTCGTGGAAAGCAAACCGCAGCTGACGACCCCTGTCGCACGCCCTGATGACCTTCCTTGTCCATCCACCATGTCCGACGAACTAGATCAGACGATGCCAGGCACCGCATCGAGATTGGCCAGGGAGCACAATGAGTGGAAATACCACCGAGGGAGGGGTCATTTTTTGCAGCGTGGTATTGTCTCGAAGGAACGAACCAGGGCAGTCTACCTGCACTTGATGTTACTTTAACTCCTGTGTAGTATAGGTTAGCTGCATGACGCTAGTTGGCCCCCTCAGAGCGGCGAACACCGTGAGTCGAGGAGGCCTCAAGCTGCGGTCCCATGGTCTTGCGGCCCTCTGGTCACGGTTGGGCCACAGCCGGAACCGCCACCACTCGTCCATGCGAAGTGATTTCAGTTGATTTCAGTGTCTTGGATCGCATTTCACTTCCTCAGCAGTCCTTGGTGACACCTCACCAGTGATCGCCTGCCCGGGAGCCTGCGAATCCGGCATTTCAAGACAACCA comes from the Thermothielavioides terrestris NRRL 8126 chromosome 4, complete sequence genome and includes:
- a CDS encoding glycoside hydrolase family 5 protein (CAZy_ID 269880) — its product is MTRFYRLFAILGLLAPLAQAAGVALPLHSSSRWILDANSQRVKFRCVNWAGHMEANIPEGLQHQSVDYIADWIAKQGFNCVRLTYSIDHALNPSLTVSASFAAAAAAAGVSSSDMAGLYTQIVAHNPWITNTTTTRDVFGAVIDALFARGVMTILDNHVSKASWCCNLTDGNGWWDTAFGYNSFNSRYFHTADWLAGLQAMASWAASSHPGVVAMSLRNELRAFLLQGLNGRADWYKYVQQAGDLVHATHPDVLVIVGGVQSATDLTHLRDGVGMLDTSGWAGKHVWEMHAYSFTVTFPDPFQSCDLVQAEYGAFVGFVLEQGKPYTGPLILSEFGVGMQGGPNDGLSDQDSRYLSCLVSYMQNNDADWAVWAVQGSYYVRDRTVDADESWGLLTHDWSDWRNPAFPGMLGDMWKMTQQP